One Microbacter margulisiae genomic window carries:
- the metF gene encoding methylenetetrahydrofolate reductase [NAD(P)H]: MRVIDLISNTKTTAFSFEILPPLKGNNIVRVYQTIDLLRPFDPKYINITTHRSELVYKEVGDNLYKKMAERHRPGTVAIAAAIQNKYKINVVPHLICSGFTKSETEYALIDLQFLGIHDLLVLRGDKAKHEKNFAQTNDGHAHAIDLQDQVNDFNAGKFLDGSSMEHTEAIFSYGVAGYPEKHDEAPNMDSDIYWLKEKVKRGAEYVVTQMFFDNEKYFAFVDRCRAEGINVPIIPGLKPITFMNQLTALPKIFHVDMPEPLVLELNKCKTDAAATEVGVEWCTMQAKELKQHGVPSIHFYTLMATQSVKRVAEQVY, from the coding sequence ATGCGTGTCATAGATTTGATTTCTAATACAAAAACAACTGCATTTTCTTTTGAAATTTTACCCCCCTTAAAAGGGAATAATATCGTTCGTGTTTATCAGACCATTGATTTGCTTCGTCCCTTTGATCCCAAATATATTAATATTACTACCCATCGAAGTGAATTGGTTTATAAAGAGGTAGGTGATAATTTATACAAAAAAATGGCTGAACGCCACCGTCCCGGAACAGTAGCTATTGCTGCAGCTATTCAAAATAAGTATAAAATAAACGTAGTTCCCCATCTCATTTGCAGCGGTTTTACTAAAAGCGAAACGGAATATGCATTAATTGATCTGCAATTCTTGGGAATTCATGATTTGTTAGTATTACGTGGCGATAAAGCAAAACATGAAAAAAACTTTGCACAAACAAATGATGGACATGCGCATGCCATCGATCTGCAGGATCAGGTCAATGATTTTAATGCTGGAAAATTCCTCGATGGATCGTCAATGGAACATACTGAGGCTATCTTTTCCTATGGCGTGGCAGGTTATCCGGAGAAGCATGATGAAGCGCCTAATATGGACTCCGATATTTATTGGCTTAAGGAAAAGGTAAAACGTGGAGCCGAGTATGTTGTCACCCAAATGTTTTTTGATAACGAAAAATATTTTGCGTTTGTCGATCGATGTCGTGCTGAGGGTATTAATGTTCCAATCATTCCTGGCTTGAAGCCGATTACCTTCATGAACCAGTTAACCGCATTACCTAAGATATTTCATGTGGATATGCCGGAACCTTTGGTGCTTGAATTGAATAAGTGCAAAACGGATGCTGCTGCTACCGAAGTTGGGGTGGAATGGTGCACAATGCAAGCCAAAGAGTTGAAACAACATGGCGTGCCCAGCATTCATTTTTATACATTGATGGCTACCCAGAGTGTTAAAAGAGTGGCTGAGCAGGTATATTGA
- the xseA gene encoding exodeoxyribonuclease VII large subunit, with the protein MMQNDNIQSLSLFELNQLIKEKLADAFPLPVWVRAEISEFRENANGHCYLELIDKENHNDRIAAKMKAMIWSSTYKLLRAYFEATTGEAMRAGIKILAACNIEFHELYGISLIIQDIDPIFTLGEMATRRLELLKQLEAEGMLNMNKQLSFPFLPQRIAVISSQTAAGYGDFVDQLHQNRFGYMFYTHLFPAVMQGDLTEQSVITALDAIFDHVQHFDVVVILRGGGAVADLSSFDRYLLAAHCAQFPIPVLTGIGHFRDDTLIDHVAFASLKTPTAVAEFLIDKFQYAHDLLLQDIDILKGKVAILYQGQVEQLQRITRSLPSLLMGRTTSQKEDLIRKLSVLHRISTQQISVCQQNVTRLNNLLRSDMKQKITDHHHALGLLENKLKYVNPVAILEKGYCLASVAGKRVVSKSSVQEGDIMKVGFFDGVITTKVTER; encoded by the coding sequence ATGATGCAAAATGACAATATACAGAGTTTGTCTTTGTTCGAATTAAACCAACTCATCAAAGAAAAACTGGCCGATGCGTTTCCATTGCCTGTATGGGTACGTGCTGAAATCAGTGAATTCAGGGAAAATGCCAATGGACATTGCTATCTTGAGCTGATTGATAAAGAAAATCATAATGATAGAATAGCCGCTAAAATGAAGGCTATGATCTGGTCGTCGACTTATAAGCTTCTGAGAGCTTACTTTGAGGCGACTACAGGTGAAGCGATGAGAGCTGGCATAAAAATCCTGGCAGCCTGTAATATCGAATTCCATGAACTATATGGCATTAGCTTGATCATTCAGGATATTGATCCCATATTTACGTTGGGAGAAATGGCTACCCGAAGGCTTGAATTATTGAAGCAATTGGAGGCGGAAGGAATGCTGAATATGAACAAGCAGTTGTCTTTCCCTTTTTTACCACAGCGAATAGCCGTTATTTCTTCCCAGACGGCGGCTGGCTACGGTGATTTTGTAGATCAATTGCATCAAAACAGATTTGGATACATGTTTTATACGCATTTGTTTCCTGCTGTCATGCAGGGAGACTTGACAGAACAATCTGTCATTACAGCTTTAGATGCTATATTTGATCATGTACAACATTTTGATGTAGTAGTTATTTTACGGGGTGGAGGCGCTGTAGCGGATTTGAGTAGTTTTGACCGTTATCTTTTGGCTGCACATTGCGCTCAGTTTCCTATTCCGGTGTTGACCGGCATCGGTCATTTTCGCGATGATACTTTAATTGATCATGTTGCATTTGCCAGCTTGAAAACGCCTACTGCTGTAGCGGAATTTTTGATTGATAAATTTCAATACGCCCATGATCTGTTGTTACAAGATATCGACATCTTAAAAGGAAAGGTAGCCATTTTATATCAGGGCCAGGTAGAGCAGTTGCAGCGTATTACCCGGTCATTACCTTCGCTGCTTATGGGAAGAACCACTTCACAAAAAGAAGATCTTATCCGTAAATTATCTGTTTTGCATCGCATTTCTACGCAGCAGATTTCTGTTTGTCAACAAAATGTAACCCGTTTGAACAATTTGCTCCGCTCGGATATGAAACAGAAAATCACAGATCACCATCATGCCCTCGGGCTTCTGGAGAATAAATTAAAGTATGTCAATCCGGTTGCTATTTTAGAGAAAGGCTATTGTTTAGCATCCGTTGCAGGGAAGCGAGTTGTCTCCAAATCATCTGTACAAGAAGGCGACATCATGAAAGTTGGCTTTTTCGATGGCGTCATTACCACGAAAGTCACAGAACGCTGA
- a CDS encoding DUF3108 domain-containing protein — protein MHGNRVIIFFLLIFFSISSHNLLGAQNAFLPGEQLEYKAYYHLGFLWIPAASIKLSVLPNENAKYITLQAIGQSFKRYDPFFKVRENYISTVNAKTLAPVLATRKATEGSYQVDDRAVFNQDSGMIDYHIIRNSGGNSIGKEKIKGSCFDILTAAYYFRTFNFSGMNIGERFVINTFTDGKIYPISIQYIGNEMCTDNEDRSYSCSKFRVSTIKGKVFSGKDDILIWVTNDAARIPIRATSKILVGEVNVVLTSATGVR, from the coding sequence ATGCATGGTAATCGCGTCATTATATTTTTTCTACTTATTTTCTTTTCAATATCTTCCCATAACCTTTTAGGTGCGCAAAATGCTTTTTTGCCGGGAGAACAATTGGAATACAAAGCATATTATCACTTGGGTTTTTTGTGGATACCTGCCGCTTCCATAAAACTTTCAGTTCTGCCAAATGAAAATGCAAAGTATATTACATTGCAAGCCATTGGACAAAGCTTTAAAAGGTATGATCCGTTTTTTAAAGTGAGAGAAAACTACATCTCTACAGTGAATGCCAAAACATTAGCGCCTGTGCTGGCAACACGGAAAGCCACGGAGGGGTCTTATCAGGTTGATGATCGTGCAGTGTTCAATCAAGATAGTGGAATGATTGATTATCATATTATTCGAAACTCCGGAGGAAATTCTATTGGTAAAGAAAAAATTAAAGGGAGTTGTTTTGATATCTTGACGGCTGCCTATTATTTTCGTACATTCAACTTTTCTGGCATGAATATTGGAGAGCGATTTGTAATCAATACATTTACAGATGGTAAAATTTATCCAATTTCTATCCAATATATAGGCAATGAAATGTGTACAGATAATGAAGATCGATCTTATTCATGCTCAAAATTTAGGGTGAGCACCATTAAGGGAAAAGTTTTTAGTGGAAAAGATGATATCCTGATATGGGTTACCAATGATGCAGCAAGAATTCCTATCCGGGCTACTTCGAAAATTCTGGTCGGCGAAGTTAATGTTGTCTTGACGTCTGCTACAGGCGTTAGATAA
- a CDS encoding NAD(+) synthase has protein sequence MHYGYIKIATAIPNLTVANCGYNIERIEVMMRQAENQDAQIVCFPELCITAYTCGDLFHQQALIEEAETALHNLLDKTQNLDIISIVGMPVKSRDRLFNCGIVIQKGKILAVVPKTHLPNYHEFYEKRWFTSSLHALDENIILAGQKVPFGTQLLIGTTTFRFGIEICEDLWVTIPPSSLHTLSGAHLIFNLSASNETIGKNEYIKSLIAQQSARCISGYVYVSSGFGESTQDVVFAGKSIFAENGKIITESERFLIDEQLTISEIDIDLLKNERQMNSSFTQDGFSLFDSTPKYRLIDCEILSSKAFHLTRPYSPTPFIPAGPVLDARCEEILAIQITGLVQRINHTKLTKAVIGISGGLDSTLALLVTTLAFDKLSIPRENIIGVTMPGFGTTSRTLNNAKQLMKSLQCSIREIDITEASLLHFKDLDHNPEIHDVTYENTQARERTQLLMDIANKENGLVIGTGDLSELALGWCTYNGDHMSMYAVNSGVPKTLVKYLVQWAANHKMNQNSALTLKDILNTPVSPELLPKNEQDDITQKTEEIIGPYELHDFFLYYMIRYGFRPNKIRFLATQAFHNKYSAADIQKWLTLFINRFFSQQFKRSCMPDGPKVGTINLSPRGDWRMPSDADKTLWMEIDR, from the coding sequence ATGCATTACGGTTATATTAAAATAGCTACAGCTATTCCCAACCTCACAGTAGCAAATTGTGGCTATAATATTGAAAGAATTGAGGTAATGATGCGGCAAGCTGAAAATCAAGATGCCCAAATCGTTTGCTTCCCTGAATTATGTATAACGGCATATACATGTGGGGATTTATTCCATCAGCAGGCCCTAATAGAAGAAGCTGAAACCGCACTACACAATCTCTTAGACAAAACACAAAATTTAGATATTATCTCTATCGTAGGCATGCCGGTCAAATCAAGAGATCGCCTCTTCAACTGTGGCATAGTCATTCAAAAAGGGAAAATTTTAGCCGTTGTGCCTAAAACGCATCTTCCAAACTACCATGAGTTTTATGAAAAAAGGTGGTTTACATCATCTTTACATGCATTAGATGAAAACATCATACTTGCAGGACAAAAAGTACCCTTCGGAACTCAACTCTTAATTGGGACCACCACATTCCGCTTTGGTATTGAGATATGTGAAGACCTTTGGGTAACAATCCCGCCAAGTTCATTACATACGCTATCGGGGGCTCATCTAATTTTCAATCTTTCTGCAAGCAACGAAACTATCGGAAAAAATGAATACATCAAGTCATTAATCGCACAACAATCTGCGCGTTGTATTTCTGGATACGTATATGTAAGTTCCGGATTTGGTGAATCTACTCAAGATGTTGTTTTTGCAGGAAAAAGCATTTTTGCTGAAAATGGGAAGATTATTACCGAATCAGAACGATTTTTGATAGATGAACAACTGACTATTAGTGAAATCGATATTGATTTACTAAAAAATGAGCGCCAAATGAATTCGAGCTTTACTCAGGACGGATTCAGTTTATTCGACTCAACACCTAAATATCGACTGATTGATTGTGAGATACTATCATCGAAAGCATTTCATTTAACAAGACCATATAGTCCAACGCCATTTATCCCGGCAGGACCTGTTCTAGACGCGCGGTGCGAAGAAATTCTTGCTATTCAAATTACCGGTTTAGTACAACGCATAAATCATACCAAATTAACAAAAGCCGTCATAGGCATTTCTGGAGGGTTGGATTCAACTCTGGCTTTGTTAGTTACAACATTGGCATTTGATAAATTATCTATACCAAGAGAGAATATTATTGGCGTCACCATGCCTGGATTTGGAACTACAAGCCGAACACTGAATAATGCAAAACAATTGATGAAATCTTTGCAATGTAGTATCCGTGAGATAGATATTACAGAAGCTAGTTTATTACACTTTAAAGATTTAGATCATAATCCTGAAATACATGACGTAACCTACGAAAACACGCAAGCACGGGAACGCACGCAACTTCTTATGGATATAGCTAATAAAGAGAATGGACTAGTAATTGGCACCGGCGATTTATCGGAATTAGCCCTTGGTTGGTGCACGTATAATGGCGATCATATGTCAATGTATGCCGTTAACTCAGGAGTTCCCAAAACATTAGTAAAATATCTCGTTCAATGGGCTGCAAATCACAAAATGAATCAAAACAGCGCATTAACACTAAAAGATATTTTGAACACACCTGTCAGCCCAGAATTGCTGCCTAAAAACGAACAAGATGACATTACACAAAAGACGGAAGAAATCATTGGGCCTTACGAATTGCACGATTTTTTCCTATACTATATGATTCGTTATGGGTTTAGGCCAAATAAAATAAGATTTTTAGCCACACAGGCGTTTCACAACAAGTATTCAGCAGCAGATATACAAAAATGGCTAACACTATTCATCAACCGCTTTTTTAGTCAACAATTCAAGAGATCATGTATGCCCGATGGACCAAAAGTCGGAACCATAAATCTATCTCCTCGTGGAGACTGGCGAATGCCGAGTGATGCAGATAAAACCTTATGGATGGAGATAGATAGATAG
- a CDS encoding glycoside hydrolase family 10 protein, with protein sequence MNRFLLHLFIISLFVVEILQSVQAENFPKREFRGVWIPTVGNTRFQHMTPQAIQQEWSAMLDTFQRAGINAVMFQVRPEADAFYPSKIEPWSRFLTGEQGKAPNPVWDPLAFMIKACHERNMQLHAWLNPYRVTLNDKEKLSKMNKKHHRIFIKYGKQLYFDPGNPESWKIVTKVVADIVTRYDVDGIHFDDYFYPYPIRGERFNDNASFRKWGKKEGFTKNERDMWRRNNVDELIKEVSETVHRIKPWVVFGVSPFGIFRNASDTPDGSGSNTHGLSNYSDLNANVLLWEKYHWIDYVAPQLYWTIGNPAADYATLIRWWSQNTYGTNLYIGQSIMTFQAKDLKDNTKTQFAAKMRLERETPNIQGNIWWSGYQLAQNPFGAVDTLATHYQRYPALIPLYPSLSREAPQPIHDVRVTLENCHLQIRWTPVPAKDEMGKSSSFCIYRFGLNEPIDLRSGSHIVSIQRDTIYTIPNAQQRSKYVITALNRLDNESDPSTPILIGE encoded by the coding sequence ATGAACCGTTTTTTATTGCACCTGTTTATCATAAGCTTATTTGTTGTTGAAATACTACAGTCAGTACAAGCTGAGAATTTTCCCAAACGTGAATTCCGGGGTGTATGGATTCCGACAGTTGGCAACACACGATTCCAGCATATGACCCCACAAGCCATTCAACAAGAATGGAGTGCAATGCTGGATACTTTTCAACGAGCCGGCATCAATGCCGTTATGTTTCAGGTACGTCCTGAAGCTGATGCATTTTATCCTTCAAAGATAGAACCCTGGAGCCGTTTCCTGACGGGAGAACAAGGCAAAGCACCAAATCCGGTGTGGGATCCGCTGGCTTTTATGATCAAAGCATGTCATGAACGCAATATGCAACTGCACGCCTGGTTAAATCCCTACCGCGTCACCCTGAACGACAAGGAAAAGCTTTCGAAAATGAATAAAAAACACCATAGAATATTTATCAAATACGGGAAACAACTTTATTTCGATCCGGGCAATCCCGAATCATGGAAAATCGTAACAAAAGTTGTTGCCGACATTGTTACCCGTTATGATGTTGACGGAATTCATTTCGATGATTACTTTTATCCCTACCCCATCAGAGGAGAACGATTTAATGACAATGCTTCGTTCAGGAAATGGGGCAAAAAAGAAGGCTTCACAAAAAATGAACGGGACATGTGGAGACGCAACAATGTAGATGAATTGATCAAGGAAGTATCGGAAACAGTCCATCGTATCAAGCCATGGGTTGTGTTCGGCGTGAGTCCTTTCGGTATATTTCGTAACGCCAGCGATACGCCTGACGGCTCCGGAAGCAACACCCACGGACTAAGCAATTACAGTGACCTAAATGCCAATGTCTTGCTTTGGGAAAAATATCACTGGATCGATTACGTTGCACCCCAGCTTTATTGGACGATTGGCAACCCGGCTGCAGATTATGCAACGCTTATTCGTTGGTGGAGCCAAAACACGTATGGCACAAATCTCTATATTGGACAAAGTATTATGACTTTTCAGGCAAAAGATCTAAAGGATAACACTAAGACACAATTTGCTGCAAAAATGAGGCTGGAACGCGAAACTCCTAATATACAAGGTAATATTTGGTGGTCCGGATATCAACTGGCTCAAAATCCTTTTGGAGCAGTGGACACGTTAGCAACCCACTATCAACGATATCCTGCCCTTATTCCTCTGTATCCTTCGTTAAGCAGGGAAGCTCCGCAACCTATTCATGATGTGAGGGTGACACTTGAGAACTGTCATTTGCAAATACGATGGACTCCGGTGCCGGCAAAAGATGAAATGGGGAAAAGTTCTTCCTTCTGCATCTATCGTTTTGGATTGAATGAACCGATTGATTTGCGTAGTGGAAGTCATATTGTTTCTATTCAACGTGACACAATATATACCATCCCCAATGCGCAACAACGGTCAAAATATGTAATCACCGCATTGAACCGATTGGATAATGAAAGCGATCCATCAACGCCAATCTTGATTGGAGAATAA
- a CDS encoding sugar transferase encodes MNRQKQKVVYIIADMGTAVASWVIFFVYHSYVSNMQTPVATIKSLHCSFWGVLLVYPFYCVLIHYLSGYYLRPFQKQPLLEFVTTFMSSLVIALTIFFLLLFRDVVISNHYYLFFSVLFLAQLGLTYFVRIFITHTVKNKIRKGKLSFNTLIIGTGINAQAVFSQLQLNQHKNGNKVLGFVDPGQALKENNDPKSICSLSDIASVIEEHHITELFIVADNSNEDELFDIVNQLLIFPVSIKVLPRVYEFLTARIRINSSTISPYIEITALSMPDWQLCTKRFLDIVISFFVLVFFSPVFLYLLIRVKRETPGVAIYRQERIGLHGKPFQILKFRTMYSNAENGVPQLTSKQDQRITPFGAFMRRYRLDELPQFYNVLKGDMSIVGPRPERQYFINQIMREAPYYCLLYNVRPGLTSWGPIKVGYTDMFEKMVERLQYDILYLENMSLLSDMQILLFTLSTIIKGKGW; translated from the coding sequence ATGAATCGCCAAAAACAAAAGGTTGTTTATATCATTGCCGATATGGGAACGGCTGTTGCATCATGGGTCATATTTTTTGTTTATCATAGCTATGTGAGTAATATGCAAACTCCAGTGGCTACAATCAAGTCTTTACATTGTAGTTTTTGGGGAGTGTTATTGGTATATCCTTTTTACTGCGTGCTAATCCATTATTTGTCGGGCTATTACTTGCGTCCTTTTCAAAAACAACCTCTCTTGGAATTTGTTACAACGTTTATGTCTTCGTTGGTCATTGCGTTGACTATATTCTTTCTGCTATTGTTTAGGGATGTTGTGATTTCCAATCATTATTATTTGTTTTTTAGTGTATTGTTTTTAGCACAGCTTGGGCTTACTTATTTTGTCCGAATTTTCATAACACATACTGTGAAAAATAAAATTCGAAAAGGAAAGCTGAGCTTTAATACTTTAATTATTGGGACAGGTATCAATGCCCAGGCCGTTTTTAGTCAGTTACAATTAAATCAGCATAAAAACGGGAATAAAGTGTTGGGCTTTGTTGATCCTGGGCAAGCCTTGAAGGAAAACAATGATCCGAAAAGTATTTGTTCATTGTCAGATATTGCCTCGGTTATTGAGGAACATCATATTACAGAGCTTTTTATTGTGGCGGATAATAGCAACGAAGATGAATTGTTTGACATTGTTAATCAATTGTTGATCTTTCCTGTTTCAATTAAGGTTTTGCCACGTGTATATGAATTTTTGACAGCACGTATTCGCATTAATTCATCAACAATCTCTCCGTATATTGAGATTACGGCTTTGTCAATGCCTGATTGGCAATTGTGCACGAAACGTTTTCTTGATATCGTTATTTCATTTTTTGTACTTGTGTTTTTCTCTCCGGTATTTTTGTATCTGTTGATCCGCGTTAAACGAGAGACTCCTGGTGTTGCAATATATCGTCAGGAGCGAATTGGGTTGCATGGGAAGCCATTTCAGATTTTAAAATTTCGTACCATGTACAGTAATGCCGAAAATGGCGTGCCGCAATTAACATCAAAGCAAGATCAGCGTATTACACCCTTTGGAGCGTTTATGCGAAGATATCGTCTGGATGAGTTGCCTCAGTTTTATAATGTTTTGAAGGGGGATATGTCCATCGTAGGGCCTCGTCCTGAACGTCAATATTTCATAAATCAAATTATGCGTGAAGCACCTTATTATTGTTTGCTATATAATGTTCGACCAGGATTAACCTCGTGGGGACCAATCAAAGTTGGCTATACCGATATGTTTGAAAAAATGGTTGAACGCTTACAGTATGATATTTTATATTTAGAGAATATGTCTTTGCTCTCAGATATGCAAATTTTATTATTTACATTGTCTACTATAATTAAGGGGAAAGGGTGGTAA
- a CDS encoding class I SAM-dependent methyltransferase, with translation MKKIIRLLLNHIPRKYLQLFSHFVLRISSIFYRGHKIECPVCHHHFRKLLPYGYVSSRENALCPSCLSLERHRQIWLFLDRKTGFFHQQGKMLHIAPEYCFIKRFQQLTQLDYYSADLESPLARVKMDIQNIPFEDNTFDMVMSNHILEHVDDDRLAMQELYRVMKPGGWGIIQSPVNLNRTTTYEDKSITTPEERLRHFGQKDHQREYGRDYADRLRTAGFEVSEIPLASFINENEALLYALTPNAEAAKDTIIYFVQKNM, from the coding sequence ATGAAAAAAATTATCCGCCTTTTACTCAATCATATCCCGCGTAAATATCTGCAATTATTCAGTCATTTTGTCCTTAGAATCAGTTCAATATTTTATCGGGGACACAAAATTGAATGCCCTGTTTGTCATCATCATTTTCGAAAGCTATTACCTTACGGATATGTATCGTCGCGGGAAAATGCCCTGTGTCCTTCGTGCCTTTCCCTGGAACGGCATCGGCAGATCTGGCTGTTCCTGGATCGGAAAACCGGGTTTTTCCACCAACAAGGGAAGATGCTTCACATTGCACCCGAATATTGTTTCATCAAACGGTTTCAACAGCTCACGCAACTTGACTATTATTCGGCAGACTTGGAATCGCCCCTTGCAAGGGTGAAAATGGATATTCAAAACATCCCGTTTGAAGACAATACATTTGATATGGTCATGTCAAATCATATTCTTGAGCATGTGGACGACGACCGTCTGGCGATGCAGGAATTATATCGCGTCATGAAACCCGGCGGCTGGGGTATTATCCAGTCACCTGTCAACCTGAATCGTACTACAACCTACGAAGATAAATCGATAACAACTCCTGAAGAGAGGCTGCGCCATTTTGGACAAAAAGATCATCAACGCGAATATGGGCGCGATTATGCCGACCGCTTGCGAACTGCCGGGTTTGAGGTCAGTGAAATTCCTTTGGCAAGCTTCATCAATGAAAACGAAGCCCTGCTTTATGCCTTAACTCCCAATGCAGAAGCTGCAAAAGATACGATTATCTATTTCGTACAAAAAAACATGTAA
- a CDS encoding PepSY-like domain-containing protein — protein MKRFWFMILAVLFVTSSTFANVKAVPNVVKTSFAKKFQNARTVKWSRENAQEWEADFVLNGHSYSANFDNQGQWKETEHRIPVAEVPEAVNKALKKGFPDYRITEVDLSETPSGETYEFDVIKGALKREVDFNRTGVLIGK, from the coding sequence ATGAAAAGATTCTGGTTTATGATTCTAGCAGTACTATTTGTGACTAGCAGCACTTTTGCGAATGTCAAAGCAGTGCCAAATGTAGTAAAAACAAGCTTTGCAAAAAAATTTCAGAATGCAAGGACTGTAAAATGGAGTCGAGAAAATGCTCAAGAATGGGAAGCTGATTTTGTTCTAAATGGGCATAGTTATTCGGCAAATTTTGACAACCAAGGACAATGGAAGGAAACTGAGCATCGGATCCCCGTAGCAGAAGTTCCAGAAGCGGTTAATAAAGCACTGAAAAAAGGATTTCCTGATTATCGCATCACAGAAGTTGATTTATCTGAAACACCAAGTGGAGAAACATACGAATTTGACGTTATCAAAGGAGCACTCAAAAGAGAAGTTGATTTTAACAGAACCGGAGTCCTTATTGGAAAATAA
- the xerD gene encoding site-specific tyrosine recombinase XerD: MGSQSITQEYLVYLQLEKSLSANTVAAYANDLDKWLDYLHDASISYMDASLEHFNDFLIDLSEIGLSKRSQARIISGIKSFYHFLVVTNKLNEDPTDLLDVPKIGFHLPEVLSVEEINLIVDAIDLSAPEGQRNRAIIETLYGSGLRVSELVNLQISNIDFERGIARVEGKGSKQRLVPLSEEALTQIAQWKLIRHGLQIKKGHEDFLFLNRRGAQLTRVMILIMVKKIAEQVGIEKTISPHTFRHSFATHLLEGGANLRVIQQLLGHESITTTEIYTHIDINLLRDTVLNCHPRNKKE; the protein is encoded by the coding sequence ATGGGATCACAATCAATTACACAAGAATATCTTGTTTATTTACAGCTTGAAAAGTCATTGTCAGCCAACACTGTTGCTGCTTATGCTAATGATTTAGATAAATGGCTTGATTATCTTCATGATGCTTCCATTTCTTATATGGATGCCAGTTTGGAGCATTTCAATGACTTCCTGATAGATTTGAGCGAAATAGGATTGTCTAAACGTTCTCAGGCTCGTATTATTTCTGGAATTAAATCATTTTATCATTTTTTGGTCGTCACGAACAAACTGAATGAAGATCCTACTGATCTACTTGATGTGCCAAAAATTGGATTTCATTTACCTGAAGTTTTATCTGTTGAGGAAATTAATCTGATTGTGGATGCGATTGACCTTTCTGCTCCTGAGGGTCAACGTAACCGTGCTATCATTGAAACACTGTATGGATCGGGTTTACGTGTTAGCGAGTTGGTGAACCTTCAGATATCCAATATTGATTTTGAACGTGGCATAGCCCGAGTGGAAGGGAAAGGTAGTAAACAACGTTTAGTCCCTTTGTCGGAAGAAGCCTTAACCCAAATTGCTCAATGGAAACTGATTCGACATGGATTGCAGATAAAAAAGGGACACGAAGATTTTTTGTTCCTAAATCGACGGGGAGCTCAATTAACCCGTGTGATGATTCTGATTATGGTCAAAAAGATAGCAGAGCAAGTAGGAATAGAGAAAACCATTAGTCCTCATACTTTTCGCCATTCATTCGCAACGCATCTTTTAGAGGGAGGAGCTAATTTGCGGGTAATACAACAATTACTCGGACATGAGTCGATAACAACAACTGAGATTTATACGCATATTGATATTAACCTATTACGTGATACGGTTCTGAACTGTCATCCACGCAATAAAAAAGAATAA